A region of Armatimonadota bacterium DNA encodes the following proteins:
- a CDS encoding ABC transporter ATP-binding protein, with the protein MTEPPLLRVEHLRAGYGFLCVVWDVSLVVHPGEWVVVLGPNGAGKTTLFRALAGVRTNGLRVSAGKVLVRDRPLVPLDAYYRVRAGIAYVPEGRHVFPGLTVQENLELAGAVCLDRRERQRAMEEVFHLLPVLAERRRQLAGTLSGGEQQMLAIGRALMQRPALLILDEPSQGLAPKVVLALYEFLARLQEGGVTLLMAEQNVRETLRLASRAYVLDHGRVVREGSREALMEDEAVRRAFLGV; encoded by the coding sequence ATGACCGAGCCTCCCCTCCTCCGCGTGGAGCACCTGCGCGCGGGCTACGGGTTCCTGTGCGTGGTCTGGGACGTGAGCCTGGTGGTGCACCCCGGGGAGTGGGTGGTGGTGCTGGGCCCCAACGGGGCGGGCAAGACTACCCTTTTCCGGGCCCTCGCCGGGGTGCGGACGAACGGCCTCCGGGTCAGCGCCGGAAAGGTGCTGGTTCGGGATCGGCCCCTGGTGCCCCTGGACGCGTACTATCGGGTGCGGGCGGGCATCGCGTACGTCCCGGAGGGAAGGCACGTATTTCCCGGATTGACGGTGCAGGAGAACCTGGAGCTGGCGGGCGCGGTCTGCTTGGACCGCCGGGAGCGTCAGCGGGCCATGGAGGAGGTCTTCCATCTCCTGCCGGTGCTCGCGGAGCGGCGGCGACAGCTCGCGGGTACCCTCTCAGGCGGGGAGCAGCAGATGCTGGCCATCGGACGGGCTCTCATGCAGCGGCCTGCTCTGCTGATCCTGGACGAGCCCTCCCAGGGGCTTGCCCCCAAGGTGGTGCTGGCCCTGTACGAGTTCCTCGCCCGCCTCCAAGAGGGAGGGGTGACCCTGCTCATGGCGGAGCAGAACGTCCGAGAAACCCTTCGCCTAGCGAGCCGCGCCTACGTGCTGGACCACGGGCGTGTGGTGCGCGAGGGGTCACGCGAAGCGTTGATGGAGGACGAAGCTGTGCGCAGGGCATTTTTGGGCGTGTGA
- a CDS encoding ABC transporter ATP-binding protein: protein MLAAEGLHKRFGGVAAIRGVNLEVREGEIVGLVGPNGAGKTTLFNLLTGMLPPDRGRVRFRGRDLVGPPWQRAQLGLGRTFQVPRVFAPLTCLDHILLAVDARNGPGSAARAGNPDPRELLSFVGLRGAEHLPAAHLNPTHRKLLELATVLATGPSLLLLDEPMAGMTPVEVQQTMELIRRLREERGITVVWVEHLMHAVTRVADRVIVLHQGEVIAEGPPDQVMRDPRVVDVYLGEGASA, encoded by the coding sequence ATGTTGGCCGCGGAAGGACTGCACAAACGGTTCGGAGGGGTGGCGGCCATCCGGGGGGTGAACTTGGAGGTCCGCGAGGGGGAGATCGTGGGGCTCGTGGGCCCGAACGGCGCGGGAAAAACCACCCTCTTCAACCTCCTCACGGGCATGCTTCCTCCGGACCGCGGGCGGGTCCGTTTCCGGGGAAGGGACCTGGTGGGTCCCCCATGGCAGCGGGCCCAGCTGGGCCTGGGGCGTACCTTTCAGGTTCCCCGCGTCTTTGCGCCCCTCACCTGCCTCGACCACATCCTCCTGGCCGTGGATGCCCGCAACGGGCCGGGATCCGCGGCGCGGGCCGGAAACCCGGATCCCCGGGAGCTTCTCTCCTTCGTGGGTTTGCGTGGTGCGGAGCACCTCCCCGCGGCGCATCTCAATCCCACGCACCGCAAGCTCCTGGAGCTCGCCACCGTACTCGCCACAGGGCCTTCCCTGCTCCTGCTGGACGAGCCCATGGCGGGGATGACGCCCGTGGAGGTCCAGCAGACCATGGAGCTCATCCGCCGGCTGCGGGAGGAACGCGGGATCACCGTGGTGTGGGTGGAGCACCTCATGCACGCGGTCACCCGGGTTGCGGACCGCGTGATCGTCCTGCACCAGGGCGAGGTCATCGCGGAGGGGCCTCCCGACCAGGTCATGCGGGATCCTAGAGTGGTGGACGTCTACCTGGGGGAGGGGGCGAGCGCATGA
- a CDS encoding GDP-mannose 4,6-dehydratase, whose translation MRVLVTGGAGFIGSHLVDRLLDRGDEVVVLDNLSTGRIANIRHRLGHPRFRFVNDSILNGEVVDGLVEDCDVVFHLAAAVGVWHIVQNPLWAIRVNVEGTEVVLRAAFRHWKKVVLASSSEVYGKSTKVPLREEDDRVLGPTTVSRWSYSSSKAIDEHFAWAYAAQGLPVVILRFFNVYGPRIHENGYGTVVARFLRQALRGEDLTVHGDGTQTRCFCYVDDLVTGILLASEVPEAEGQVFNLGNDEEIRILDLAERVRALSGSSSRIVFVPYEDYYGQRFEDTPRRVPDLTRARRVLGYRPTVDLEEGLRRTIGWCRENGFLQHAPPQPVGLRE comes from the coding sequence ATGCGTGTTCTCGTCACGGGAGGAGCTGGGTTCATTGGATCACACCTGGTGGATCGGCTGCTCGATCGGGGGGACGAGGTGGTGGTCCTCGACAACCTCTCCACGGGCCGCATTGCGAACATCCGCCACCGCCTGGGCCACCCCCGTTTCCGGTTCGTGAACGACTCCATCCTGAACGGGGAGGTGGTGGACGGGCTCGTGGAGGATTGCGACGTGGTGTTCCACCTGGCGGCCGCGGTAGGCGTGTGGCACATCGTCCAGAACCCTCTCTGGGCCATCCGGGTGAACGTGGAGGGAACAGAGGTCGTGCTGCGGGCCGCCTTCCGGCACTGGAAGAAGGTGGTGCTGGCGAGCTCCAGCGAGGTCTACGGGAAGTCCACCAAGGTGCCGCTGCGGGAGGAGGACGACCGGGTGCTGGGGCCCACCACCGTGAGCCGGTGGTCCTACAGCAGTTCCAAGGCCATCGACGAGCACTTCGCCTGGGCCTATGCGGCGCAGGGCCTGCCTGTGGTCATCCTGCGGTTCTTCAACGTGTACGGCCCCCGCATCCACGAAAACGGCTACGGTACCGTGGTGGCCCGATTCCTCCGGCAGGCCCTCCGGGGCGAGGACCTCACCGTGCACGGGGACGGAACCCAGACCCGGTGCTTCTGCTACGTGGACGATCTCGTCACCGGCATCCTCCTGGCCTCCGAGGTCCCGGAGGCCGAGGGGCAGGTCTTTAACCTCGGGAACGATGAGGAGATCCGGATCCTGGATCTCGCGGAGCGCGTCCGGGCATTGAGCGGGAGTTCTTCCCGCATCGTGTTCGTGCCCTACGAGGATTACTACGGCCAGCGGTTCGAGGACACGCCCCGGCGCGTACCTGACCTCACCCGGGCCCGGAGGGTGCTGGGCTACCGGCCTACGGTGGACCTGGAGGAAGGGCTGCGCCGGACCATCGGGTGGTGTCGGGAAAACGGGTTCCTCCAGCACGCGCCGCCCCAGCCCGTGGGATTGCGGGAATGA
- a CDS encoding WbqC family protein — translation MIVAIHQPHYLPWLRYVDKAARADVFVLLDDAQYTKNGWQNRNRIKTAQGWTYLTVPVEDPFGKTILEVRICNRENWRKKHWNALRTHYGRAPSFRRYADLFEAVYVREWERLCDLNLHLLTALFEAMGVRTRIVQSSRLGIPGRATERLVAICRALKADVYLTGDYAAGNHLEAELFEEAGIQVWRQNWSCPVYRQLFPQAGFLPDLSIVDLLFTEGERALDVLLGRPHRPLPLVTSKSPVR, via the coding sequence ATGATCGTCGCCATCCACCAGCCCCATTACCTCCCCTGGCTGCGCTACGTGGATAAGGCAGCCCGAGCTGATGTGTTCGTCCTGCTGGACGACGCCCAGTACACCAAGAACGGCTGGCAGAACCGCAACCGCATCAAGACCGCGCAGGGCTGGACCTACCTCACCGTGCCCGTGGAGGACCCCTTCGGCAAGACCATCCTGGAAGTCCGCATCTGCAACCGGGAGAACTGGCGGAAAAAACACTGGAACGCCCTCCGTACCCATTACGGACGGGCCCCTTCCTTCCGCCGGTACGCGGATCTCTTCGAGGCCGTATACGTCCGGGAGTGGGAGCGTCTGTGCGACCTGAACCTGCACCTGCTGACAGCCCTCTTCGAGGCGATGGGGGTGCGGACGCGGATCGTGCAGAGCTCCCGGCTAGGAATTCCGGGCCGGGCCACGGAGCGGCTCGTGGCCATCTGCCGGGCCTTAAAGGCGGATGTGTACCTCACGGGTGACTACGCGGCCGGGAACCACCTGGAGGCGGAACTGTTCGAGGAGGCGGGGATCCAGGTGTGGCGGCAGAACTGGAGCTGTCCCGTTTACCGCCAGCTCTTCCCGCAGGCGGGATTTCTGCCGGACCTCTCCATCGTGGATCTGCTCTTCACCGAGGGGGAGCGCGCCCTGGACGTACTGCTCGGGCGACCCCACCGGCCCCTCCCCCTCGTGACCTCCAAAAGCCCGGTCCGCTAG
- a CDS encoding transcriptional regulator yields MGRDALAQGTRLRIMAALSSLPEGSALEFEALRELLDLTPGNLSAHLRVLEEAGYIAVDKGYVGRRPRTWIRATPKGREAFREELETLLELSRKKN; encoded by the coding sequence ATGGGCCGGGATGCGCTCGCCCAGGGGACCCGTCTGCGCATCATGGCGGCCCTCTCCTCCCTGCCGGAGGGAAGCGCCCTGGAGTTCGAGGCGCTCCGGGAGCTGCTGGACTTGACTCCGGGAAACCTCTCGGCCCACCTCCGGGTGCTGGAGGAAGCGGGCTACATCGCGGTGGACAAGGGATACGTGGGTCGAAGGCCCCGCACCTGGATCCGGGCCACCCCTAAAGGTCGGGAGGCCTTCCGGGAGGAGCTGGAGACCCTGCTGGAGTTGAGCCGGAAAAAGAACTAG
- a CDS encoding tetratricopeptide repeat protein — translation MTVDALHAPKIRSGRPRRLWILGLSLLGVVLLATAGLAVWRSPQVRLARNWRQAEAFFAAERYREAVIAYRNILRIRPEDARAHYRLGFSYLRLGDLPRAHGSLRKSLELDPGYLDPRLALAELYLAAREPARAEEEARAVLFRRPQDARAHLLLSQAVGSRGNAGQALELVDAALRLDPKLGRAYVWKATLLLAGKRVEDAERVLREGVRRAPQDPDPRVSLAALLARTDRGQEAERVLKQAAEDLRLRPEPLVALGDFYASRRKLTEAMDHYRRAWDLAPHANAAPLKLGELLLVQERWEEAAEVARKLLLANANDPLAHYLLGRARLGEGKLDKGVEALRATVLLAPHLVQARFLLAQAYLVQGKPERAREQLEEATKRAPHFVLARVTLANVYAAMGLFDRGERELQKLVALFPKRAAAYIALGDFYARRQRLDRALGAYRKAAEVEPRNVAARIRAGITLRLLGVLDAALREFEEALGIRPDAADALAEIARVHVQRRRFDLAIARVQQEIRKYPEHSNAYVVLGMVYEEMGDLVRAEQAYIRGTVANPRLPRAYLMLGRLYARQGKFELATRKYEEALRLDPRNPNLYTLIGNLHEQQGNVDLAMSYYERALRVDPNYALAANNLAYLLADRGTNLDRALELAKMARERLPQDPNVADTLGWVYYRRGQFQEALPLLQEAARGLPDNPTVRYHLGMAHYRLGNRQEAVRELRAALAGKGEFRESGEAQRVLGELGASAR, via the coding sequence ATGACGGTGGACGCCTTGCACGCGCCGAAGATCCGATCGGGGCGGCCTCGGCGGCTGTGGATCCTGGGGCTGTCGCTGCTCGGCGTGGTGCTGCTGGCCACCGCGGGCCTTGCCGTGTGGCGCAGCCCGCAGGTGCGCCTTGCCCGCAACTGGAGGCAGGCCGAGGCCTTCTTCGCCGCGGAGCGCTACCGGGAGGCGGTCATCGCCTACCGCAACATCCTGCGAATCCGGCCGGAGGACGCCCGGGCTCACTACCGGCTGGGCTTCTCTTACCTGCGGCTCGGGGACCTTCCCCGCGCACACGGTTCCCTCCGGAAGAGCCTGGAGCTCGATCCCGGGTACCTGGATCCTCGCCTCGCCCTCGCGGAGCTGTACCTGGCGGCCCGCGAGCCTGCCCGAGCCGAGGAGGAGGCCCGGGCGGTACTCTTCCGAAGACCCCAGGACGCGAGGGCGCACCTTCTGCTGAGTCAGGCCGTGGGCTCCCGGGGAAACGCCGGGCAGGCCCTGGAGCTGGTGGATGCGGCGCTGCGCCTGGATCCGAAGCTAGGCCGGGCGTACGTGTGGAAGGCCACCCTGCTCCTGGCCGGAAAGCGGGTGGAAGATGCCGAGCGGGTGCTGCGGGAAGGGGTACGGCGGGCGCCGCAGGATCCGGATCCCCGGGTCTCCCTCGCGGCACTGTTGGCCCGCACGGATCGTGGGCAGGAGGCGGAACGGGTCCTCAAGCAGGCCGCGGAGGACCTGCGCCTCCGGCCCGAGCCGCTCGTGGCCCTGGGGGACTTCTATGCGTCCCGGCGCAAGCTGACGGAAGCCATGGACCACTACCGCCGGGCGTGGGATCTGGCGCCGCACGCCAACGCGGCCCCTCTCAAACTCGGGGAACTGTTGCTCGTGCAGGAACGGTGGGAGGAGGCCGCGGAGGTGGCCCGCAAGCTCCTCCTCGCCAACGCCAACGACCCCCTTGCTCACTACCTCCTGGGCCGGGCCCGGCTGGGGGAGGGGAAGCTCGACAAGGGGGTGGAGGCACTGCGGGCCACGGTGCTGCTGGCTCCGCACCTGGTGCAGGCCCGGTTTCTGCTGGCTCAGGCCTACCTCGTGCAGGGAAAGCCTGAGCGGGCCCGGGAGCAGCTGGAGGAAGCCACGAAGCGCGCGCCCCACTTCGTCCTGGCCCGGGTGACCCTCGCGAACGTGTATGCGGCCATGGGCCTGTTCGACCGCGGGGAACGGGAGCTCCAGAAGCTCGTAGCCCTCTTTCCGAAGAGGGCCGCGGCATACATCGCCTTAGGCGACTTCTACGCCCGCCGGCAGCGGCTCGATCGGGCTCTGGGGGCCTACCGGAAGGCCGCGGAGGTGGAGCCCAGGAACGTGGCCGCCCGCATCCGTGCGGGGATCACCCTCCGGCTCCTGGGAGTGCTCGATGCGGCGTTGCGGGAGTTCGAGGAGGCCCTGGGCATCCGGCCCGATGCCGCCGATGCCCTCGCGGAGATCGCCCGGGTGCACGTCCAGCGCAGGCGGTTCGACTTAGCCATCGCCCGCGTGCAGCAGGAGATCCGGAAGTACCCCGAGCACTCGAACGCCTACGTGGTGCTGGGGATGGTCTACGAGGAGATGGGAGACCTGGTGCGGGCGGAGCAGGCGTACATCCGGGGGACTGTGGCCAACCCTCGACTCCCCCGGGCCTACCTCATGCTGGGCCGGCTGTACGCACGGCAGGGGAAGTTCGAACTGGCGACCCGGAAGTACGAGGAGGCGCTGCGGCTCGATCCCCGCAACCCAAACCTCTACACCCTCATCGGCAACCTGCACGAGCAGCAGGGCAACGTGGACCTGGCCATGAGCTACTACGAGCGGGCCTTGCGGGTGGATCCCAACTACGCGCTCGCCGCCAACAACCTCGCTTACCTCCTGGCGGACCGGGGAACGAACCTGGACCGCGCCCTGGAGCTCGCGAAGATGGCCAGAGAGCGCCTGCCGCAGGACCCCAACGTGGCCGACACGCTGGGGTGGGTCTACTACAGACGAGGGCAATTCCAAGAGGCTTTGCCGCTGCTGCAGGAAGCGGCGCGGGGGCTACCCGACAACCCCACCGTGCGCTACCACCTGGGCATGGCCCACTACCGGCTCGGCAACCGCCAGGAGGCCGTACGGGAACTACGGGCCGCCCTGGCCGGGAAAGGGGAGTTCCGGGAGTCCGGGGAGGCCCAGCGGGTTCTGGGGGAGCTGGGGGCCTCGGCGCGGTAG
- a CDS encoding EpsI family protein → MSGPKVLAALGSLLLSAAVLQAGLGQATPLPEGLETLPRRMEGWTGSQEAPDPDALARTRPGAWLSRRYTDSQGRPVLLYIAYFARDFSRAQVQAACWGDCQVREVGPHRVRRLGVEVNRALVVQHGEPAVVLYWYQLGRRAVRDPYRAKLDQVRRALVERRSDGALVRVSAPVQSDQEEALRRAEAFLRAALPEILRRLPE, encoded by the coding sequence ATGAGCGGGCCGAAGGTCCTGGCCGCGCTTGGTAGCCTTCTCTTGAGCGCTGCGGTGCTGCAGGCCGGCCTCGGGCAGGCCACCCCGCTCCCGGAGGGGTTGGAGACGCTGCCCCGCCGGATGGAGGGGTGGACCGGTAGCCAGGAGGCGCCCGACCCCGATGCCCTCGCCCGCACCCGGCCGGGGGCCTGGCTCAGCCGGCGCTATACGGATTCGCAGGGCAGGCCCGTGCTCCTCTACATCGCATACTTCGCCCGGGATTTCTCTCGGGCCCAGGTCCAGGCCGCCTGCTGGGGGGATTGCCAGGTGCGGGAGGTGGGTCCCCATCGGGTGCGCCGTCTGGGCGTGGAGGTGAACCGGGCGCTGGTGGTGCAGCACGGCGAGCCCGCGGTGGTCCTGTACTGGTACCAGCTGGGGCGCCGCGCGGTGCGGGATCCGTACCGGGCAAAACTGGATCAGGTCCGGCGGGCGCTCGTGGAACGCAGGTCGGACGGGGCCCTGGTGCGGGTCTCGGCTCCTGTGCAGTCGGACCAGGAAGAAGCCCTGCGTCGAGCGGAGGCCTTCCTGCGGGCGGCCCTGCCCGAAATCCTGCGGCGCCTGCCGGAGTGA
- a CDS encoding exosortase/archaeosortase family protein codes for MEGNLRRYATAAGLGGIAALLGWLYAPVVRDMAAQWAVDTTYGYGYYIPPVAAYLVWERRRTLRACRPGGTWLGLPVLFWGLAALVLGRTGGIAILARASLIPVLLGLVLLLGGWSVVRLVAFPVLFLGLMIPLPQGLLQRLTWPLQIFTAQFSAEVLQLLGYPVYVEGIYIDLPNVQLEVAEACSGFRSLVALTATGVLLAHLTQERWRERVVLVASVVPIAVLANAVRVTSNIALGIYEGTYHTVSGWMVFVVATAMLVGVSSALGRGSRTA; via the coding sequence GTGGAGGGCAACCTGCGCCGTTACGCCACCGCGGCAGGACTCGGAGGGATCGCGGCCCTCCTGGGGTGGCTGTACGCCCCCGTGGTCCGGGACATGGCCGCCCAGTGGGCGGTGGACACCACCTACGGCTACGGCTACTACATCCCGCCCGTGGCCGCCTACCTGGTCTGGGAGCGGCGCCGGACCCTGCGGGCCTGCCGTCCGGGGGGGACGTGGCTTGGGCTTCCCGTGCTTTTTTGGGGACTTGCCGCCCTGGTCCTGGGCCGGACCGGCGGGATCGCGATCCTGGCCCGCGCCTCCCTGATCCCGGTGCTCTTGGGCCTTGTGCTGCTCCTGGGTGGCTGGAGCGTGGTGCGGCTGGTGGCGTTTCCGGTGCTGTTTTTGGGGCTGATGATCCCCCTCCCCCAGGGCCTGCTCCAGCGGCTCACCTGGCCCCTGCAGATCTTCACGGCCCAGTTCAGCGCGGAGGTGCTGCAGCTGCTGGGCTACCCCGTGTACGTGGAGGGCATCTACATCGACCTCCCCAACGTGCAGCTGGAGGTGGCGGAGGCCTGCAGCGGGTTCCGGTCGCTGGTGGCCCTCACGGCCACGGGGGTCCTCCTCGCGCACCTGACCCAGGAGCGGTGGCGGGAGCGGGTGGTGCTCGTGGCCTCCGTGGTCCCCATCGCCGTCCTCGCCAACGCCGTGCGGGTGACCAGCAACATCGCCCTGGGCATCTACGAGGGCACCTACCACACGGTCTCCGGCTGGATGGTGTTCGTGGTGGCCACCGCCATGCTGGTCGGGGTCTCCTCGGCCCTGGGCCGCGGCTCGAGGACGGCATGA
- a CDS encoding PEP-CTERM sorting domain-containing protein (PEP-CTERM proteins occur, often in large numbers, in the proteomes of bacteria that also encode an exosortase, a predicted intramembrane cysteine proteinase. The presence of a PEP-CTERM domain at a protein's C-terminus predicts cleavage within the sorting domain, followed by covalent anchoring to some some component of the (usually Gram-negative) cell surface. Many PEP-CTERM proteins exhibit an unusual sequence composition that includes large numbers of potential glycosylation sites. Expression of one such protein has been shown restore the ability of a bacterium to form floc, a type of biofilm.) — protein sequence MSTAFTGAGGLGFVQDTLEFFVNFSADLSSADLTALQNATWWVEFGSSGYFLCAGPDPRCPRVAASEPASLALMGTALVGVVAAAGLARRRRPA from the coding sequence TTGAGCACGGCCTTCACCGGTGCCGGAGGGCTGGGTTTCGTCCAGGACACCCTGGAGTTTTTCGTGAACTTCAGCGCCGACCTCAGTTCTGCGGATCTCACAGCCCTGCAGAACGCCACCTGGTGGGTGGAGTTCGGGAGCAGCGGCTACTTCCTGTGCGCGGGGCCGGACCCTCGGTGCCCTCGCGTTGCGGCCTCGGAGCCCGCCTCCCTGGCCCTGATGGGGACGGCCCTGGTGGGGGTGGTGGCCGCGGCAGGGCTCGCGCGCCGCAGGCGGCCCGCGTAG
- a CDS encoding PIG-L family deacetylase produces the protein MDGFWVGQRVLVVAPHPDDEVYGCGGTVAKVKASGGEVFVIVGSVGDLRHYSAEHPLVRGAQRLEELRAAMEVLGVDGYEVLFEDTHRHMRLDAVPRRDLVTLLEREARYSIDRIRPTAVILPHPSYNQDHEALFWAGFAACRPHLPEDKPFVRLVLSCDAPQLCWSPAPFHPNFYVDISEFLEVKLRALRCHASQLRPDPHHGSVANVERLARLRGSEISVQAAEAFTCHRMVL, from the coding sequence ATGGACGGGTTCTGGGTGGGCCAGCGGGTTTTGGTGGTCGCCCCGCACCCTGATGACGAAGTCTACGGGTGCGGGGGAACCGTGGCCAAGGTGAAGGCTTCAGGTGGGGAGGTGTTCGTGATCGTGGGGTCGGTGGGCGACCTCCGACACTACTCCGCCGAGCACCCGCTGGTGCGGGGCGCCCAGCGTCTGGAGGAGCTGCGGGCGGCCATGGAGGTCCTGGGGGTGGACGGGTACGAGGTCCTCTTCGAGGACACCCACCGGCACATGCGTCTGGACGCAGTCCCCCGTCGGGACCTGGTGACGCTGCTGGAGCGGGAGGCCCGCTACAGCATCGACCGGATCCGGCCCACGGCGGTGATCCTGCCCCACCCCAGCTACAACCAGGACCACGAGGCCCTCTTCTGGGCCGGGTTTGCCGCCTGCCGGCCGCACCTCCCGGAGGACAAGCCCTTCGTGCGGCTGGTGCTGTCGTGTGACGCCCCGCAGCTGTGCTGGAGCCCTGCTCCCTTCCACCCCAACTTCTACGTGGACATCTCGGAGTTCCTCGAGGTGAAGCTGCGGGCCCTTCGCTGTCACGCCTCCCAGCTGCGTCCCGACCCCCACCACGGGAGCGTGGCGAACGTGGAGCGGCTTGCGCGGCTGCGGGGTTCTGAGATCTCCGTACAGGCCGCGGAGGCGTTCACGTGCCACCGCATGGTGCTGTAG
- a CDS encoding DegT/DnrJ/EryC1/StrS family aminotransferase: MPPHGAVVPHSRPTLDEVDIQAVAEVLRSGRISQGQVTRRFEQAVARFLGLRDGVATSSGTAALHLALVALGVGSGDEVILPSYTCVALLQAVRYVGAVPKLVDLEPEGYNLSVEEVRQTITRRTRAVLVPHMFGTPAAIEALCGLGIPVIEDIAQALGAAVDGRPVGSFGDVAVCSFYATKVLTTGEGGMVLSDSELLLRRVRDLRDYDGRRRLRTRFNYKLTDFQAALGFSQLRRLPEMLDRRRSLAARYAERVQVLGLRPPAVRPGSAPIYYRYVVSVPDAAKVREALQAYGVESPPPVFWPLHRYLSLSGFPRTERAYRTALSLPLYPSLQEEEVDRIFLALEAALVAQERTRWRVSSSPSSAR, from the coding sequence GTGCCACCGCATGGTGCTGTAGTCCCCCACTCCCGCCCCACCCTGGATGAGGTGGACATCCAGGCGGTGGCTGAGGTCCTGCGCTCGGGACGGATCAGCCAAGGCCAGGTCACCCGCCGGTTCGAGCAGGCGGTGGCCCGGTTCCTGGGCCTTCGGGACGGGGTAGCCACCAGCTCCGGGACCGCGGCGCTGCACCTGGCGCTTGTGGCCCTGGGAGTCGGAAGCGGGGACGAGGTGATCCTACCGAGCTACACCTGCGTGGCATTGCTCCAGGCGGTGCGCTACGTGGGCGCGGTCCCGAAACTGGTGGACCTGGAACCCGAAGGCTACAACCTCTCGGTGGAAGAAGTCCGGCAGACGATCACCCGGCGCACCCGGGCCGTGCTGGTCCCCCATATGTTCGGGACTCCCGCGGCAATCGAAGCCCTGTGTGGGTTGGGGATTCCCGTGATCGAGGACATCGCCCAGGCCCTGGGGGCCGCGGTGGACGGAAGACCCGTGGGCTCCTTCGGGGATGTGGCCGTCTGCTCCTTCTACGCCACAAAGGTGCTGACCACGGGGGAAGGCGGGATGGTGCTCTCGGACTCGGAGCTCCTGCTGCGCCGGGTTCGGGATCTCCGGGACTACGACGGTCGTCGCCGCCTGCGAACCCGGTTTAACTACAAGCTCACGGATTTCCAGGCCGCCCTGGGGTTCTCGCAGCTCCGCAGGCTGCCGGAGATGTTGGACCGTCGGCGGAGCCTCGCGGCCCGGTACGCGGAGCGGGTTCAGGTCCTGGGATTGCGGCCCCCGGCCGTGCGGCCCGGTTCGGCCCCCATCTACTACCGGTACGTGGTTTCCGTGCCCGATGCGGCAAAGGTCCGAGAGGCCCTGCAGGCGTACGGCGTGGAGAGCCCTCCGCCCGTATTCTGGCCCCTCCACCGGTACCTAAGCCTATCGGGATTTCCCCGTACGGAGCGGGCGTACCGCACCGCGCTCTCGCTCCCCCTGTATCCATCGCTCCAAGAGGAGGAGGTGGACCGGATCTTTCTGGCCCTGGAAGCCGCGCTAGTGGCACAGGAGAGAACAAGGTGGCGGGTGTCCTCCTCGCCTTCCTCTGCGCGCTAG